In Carassius carassius chromosome 7, fCarCar2.1, whole genome shotgun sequence, one genomic interval encodes:
- the LOC132144268 gene encoding complement C3-like encodes MRESRCLVLITVGLLLIRVLLLVFIILQHITITAERDLMKSYKNTVKELNQTIKSLQDNYTDLMIEKDQLQNIFNFVIQKKLELETTISFPLLMQQRAGLTADSTARIMVVICYILSAPNILKVGSPEKVFLEAQDYSGASLNVKVSVRNPKDNNREVTSESVTLTSAKNYQDLVEIEIPGNVFSFEKEVQQYAILQAQFPQKLLEKKVMVIFQSGNIVLQTDKTIYTPDSTVYYRVFSLSPGMTRPVESRVRVEILTPDGISLESKSVYPGGGIVSGTFSLTDPASPGLWKLVAWHQNSPQKNFSSEFEVKEYVLPSFEVTLSPQKAFFYVNDDSLSFDIKAKYLFGEKVSGHGFVVFGVVTEDKGKISIPGSLQRVQIWEGSGTAELKRKHILQTFPNIMQLVGQSLYIAVSVLTESGSEMVEAQKKGIQIVTSPYTIHFKKTPHFFKPGMPFDVSVYITNPDQTPAKNVKVEVNPGGVRGQTRDNGIAKVTVNTPGGSSTLEIIVKTKDPQLTDEQQAVKKMTAQAYKPKGGSNNYLHIGIDAAALQIGDQMKVSLNLGKSSRVIDQDFTYMILSKGQIIQADRFKRRGQSLVSLSLPVTKDMVPSFRFVAYYHVGSSEVVSDSVWVDVKDTCMGTLKVEVYDPVDMYEPGEDFSLSITGDPGAKVGLVAVDKGVYVLNNKNRITQTKIWDVVESHDIGCTAGSGKDSMQVFSDAGLLFESSSAGGTDVRTNPQCQSSPRRKRRDITSMDLLRSLSNKYSGIERECCLDGLKNIEDLSITCQYRASFIVDGEECRQAFLHCCNVMADHREKSVEEQILARSESEEFVNSDDIGNVHGQNSQASMTAFVLIALQEGRGICAGQISSLERSINKAVVYLRSQFHGLTNPYAVAMTSYALANGNALDKQILLRKASADGSHYPVPGSNSFTLEASAYALLALVKAQDFQSAAPIVNWLNNQRQYNGGYGTTQATIMVFQAVAEYRIQVKEIRQLDLEMTIRVDGSRQPIVWKFNKDNSYLAQTEKISSNRQITISAKGSGEASVTVVTEYYAKPKESKTTCKNFELSLAFEKANKVTYQGATESYKLIINTRYLSADRDATMSILDISLLTGFVVDENDLKTLSTGHDRMIQKFEMNKQLSERGSLILYLDKISRTREDRISFRLHRIMNGGFLQPAAVTVYEYYSLENRCVRFYHPTRKEGAVQKICKNDVCQCAEENCSLQKKEKILEAHRNKKACDPKINYVYKAVILREREDALTVYYDVRIELALKTGPEINVEGEERTFSLQISCKEALNLKRGESYLIMGQADDVQIVGRIGQYALGERTWLEFWPSLEESKTSAELKEKYNGMLSIQQDLRFGCSK; translated from the exons CTACATTCTCTCAGCGCCCAATATACTGAAGGTGGGCTCCCCAGAGAAAGTGTTCCTGGAGGCACAGGACTATTCTGGAGCCAGTCTGAATGTTAAAGTCTCAGTAAGAAACCCTAAAGATAACAACCGTGAAGTGACGAGTGAGTCAGTTACTCTGACATCCGCCAAGAACTATCAGGATCTAGTCGAGATAGAG ATACCCGGAAATGTGTTTTCCTTTGAGAAGGAAGTACAGCAATATGCCATCTTGCAAGCCCAGTTTCCACAGAAGCTGCTTGAGAAAAAGGTCATGGTGATCTTTCAGTCTGGAAACATAGTGTTACAGACTGACAAGACCATCTACACTCCAGACAGCACAG TTTATTACCGGGTGTTTTCACTGAGCCCAGGCATGACACGGCCTGTGGAAAGTAGAGTCAGAGTGGAGATCCTG ACTCCTGATGGCATCAGCCTTGAGAGCAAATCTGTTTATCCCGGTGGAGGAATAGTGTCAGGAACCTTCAGCCTGACGGATCCAGCTAG CCCAGGCTTGTGGAAACTTGTGGCGTGGCATCAGAACAGCCCACAGAAGAACTTCTCCAGTGAGTTTGAGGTGAAAGAATACG TCCTGCCCAGCTTCGAGGTCACTTTGAGTCCACAGAAAGCCTTCTTCTACGTGAACGATGATAGTCTATCATTTGATATTAAAGCCAA GTATCTGTTTGGGGAGAAAGTCAGTGGTCATGGATTTGTTGTATTTGGTGTGGTGACTGAAGATAAAGGGAAGATAAGTATACCAGGCTCCTTACAGAGAGTACAG ATCTGGGAAGGAAGTGGAACAGCGGAGCTAAAAAGGAAACACATCCTGCAGACCTTCCCAAACATCATGCAACTTGTCGGCCAGTCACTGTACATTGCAGTGAGCGTGTTAACCGAGTCTG GCAGTGAAATGGTGGAAGCACAAAAGAAAGGCATTCAGATTGTGACATCACCATACACCATCCACTTCAAAAAAACACCACACTTCTTCAAACCTGGAATGCCCTTCGATGTCTCG GTCTACATAACAAATCCTGACCAAACACCTGCTAAAAATGTGAAAGTAGAGGTCAATCCTggaggggtcagaggtcaaacaAGAGACAATGGCATTGCAAAAGTTACTGTCAACACTCCGGGAGGATCTTCTACATTGGAGATTATT GTAAAGACCAAAGACCCACAATTAACCGACGAACAGCAGGCAGTGAAGAAGATGACAGCTCAGGCTTACAAGCCGAAAGGCGGCTCCAACAACTATCTGCACATCGGCATTGATGCTGCAGCACTTCAGATCGGTGATCAAATGAAAGTCAGTCTGAACTTGGGAAAAAGCTCAAGAGTGATAGATCAAGATTTCACCTACATG ATCTTAAGTAAAGGTCAGATCATTCAAGCAGACAGGTTTAAGCGAAGAGGACAATCTCTAGTGTCTCTGTCTCTGCCTGTAACCAAAGACATGGTGCCATCCTTCCGCTTTGTGGCTTATTATCATGTGGGCTCGTCTGAGGTGGTGTCTGATTCAGTCTGGGTTGACGTGAAGGACACATGCATGGGAACG CTTAAAGTGGAAGTTTACGATCCAGTCGATATGTATGAGCCAGGTGAAGACTTCAGCCTAAGCATAACAGGAGATCCTGGGGCTAAAGTTGGGTTGGTGGCTGTGGATAAAGGTGTCTATGTTCTGAACAATAAGAACAGGATAACTCAAACAAAG ATCTGGGATGTTGTTGAGTCACATGACATTGGCTGCACAGCAGGAAGTGGAAAGGACAGTATGCAAGTATTCAGTGATGCTGGCCTGCTGTTTGAGTCCAGCTCTGCTGGAGGCACTGACGTCAGGACAA ATCCTCAATGCCAATCTTCACCACGAAGAAAAAGACGAGATATAACCTCAATGGATCTCCTGCGTTCTCTAT CGAACAAATACTCTGGCATTGAGAGAGAATGCTGTTTGGATGGATTGAAGAATATCGAGGATTTGAGCATCACCTGTCAGTATCGGGCATCTTTCATTGTGGATGGAGAGGAGTGCAGACAGGCTTTTCTGCACTGCTGCAATGTGATGGCCGACCATCGCGAAAAGTCAGTTGAAGAACAGATTCTAGCCCGCA GTGAAAGCGAGGAGTTTGTCAACTCCGATGACATT GGGAACGTACATGGGCAAAATTCTCAAGCATCCATGACAGCTTTTGTGCTCATTGCCCTACAGGAGGGGAGAGGCATTTGTGCCGGCCAAATCTCA agTCTTGAAAGAAGCATAAATAAAGCCGTTGTCTACCTCAGATCTCAGTTTCATGGTCTGACAAATCCTTACGCAGTGGCAATGACATCTTATGCTCTTGCCAATGGAAATGCACTCGACAAACAAATCTTATTGCGAAAAGCCTCTGCAG ATGGAAGTCACTATCCTGTCCCTGGAAGCAATAGCTTTACTTTAGAGGCTTCGGCCTATGCACTTTTGGCTCTCGTAAAAGCTCAAGACTTTCAGAGTGCAGCTCCCATCGTAAACTGGCTCAACAACCAGAGGCAGTACAATGGAGGATATGGCACGACTCAG GCCACCATCATGGTGTTTCAGGCTGTAGCAGAGTACAGGATTCAAGTGAAAGAGATAAGGCAGTTAGACCTTGAGATGACGATCCGAGTCGATGGCAGCCGGCAGCCAATTGTGTGGAAGTTCAACAAAGACAACTCTTATCTCGCACAAACAGAAAAG ATTTCATCCAACAGGCAAATCACTATCAGTGCTAAGGGTTCTGGAGAGGCCTCTGTAACT GTTGTGACTGAGTACTATGCAAAACCAAAAGAAAGCAAAACCACTTGCAAGAACTTCGAACTTTCTTTGGCTTTTGAAAAGGCTAATAAAG taACATATCAAGGAGCAACTGAGAGTTACAAACTCATTATAAATACCAG ATATCTGTCTGCTGACAGAGATGCCACCATGTCTATATTGGACATATCATTACTGACAGGATTTGTTGTGGATGAGAATGATCTTAAGACG CTGTCAACTGGACATGACAGGATGATTCAGAAATTTGAGATGAACAAGCAGCTTTCAGAGCGAGGATCCCTCATCCTCTACCTGGACAAG ATTTCTCGTACCAGGGAAGACAGGATTTCATTCCGGCTGCACAGAATAATGAATGGAGGCTTCCTTCAACCAGCAGCTGTCACTGTATATGAATACTACTCCTTAG AAAATCGCTGTGTGAGGTTTTATCATCCAACCAGGAAGGAGGGAGCTGTTCAGAAAATCTGTAAGAATGATGTCTGTCAGTGTGCCGAAG AAAATTGCAGCCTTCAAAAGAAGGAGAAAATTCTTGAGGCTCACCGTAATAAGAAAGCCTGTGATCCTAAAATAAATTACG tttataaagCTGTCATTTTGAGAGAACGTGAGGATGCATTAACAGTCTATTACGATGTGAGGATTGAACTTGCCCTCAAAACAG GTCCAGAAATCAACGTGGAGGGTGAGGAGCGTACCTTCTCCTTACAGATCTCTTGCAAAGAAGCTTTGAATCTGAAGCGAGGTGAGAGCTATCTGATCATGGGCCAGGCTGATGATGTCCAAATCGTGGGCAGAAT TGGTCAGTATGCTCTGGGAGAGAGGACGTGGTTGGAGTTCTGGCCCAGTTTGGAGGAGAGCAAGACTAGCGCTGAACTCAAAGAAAAATACAACGGGATGTTGAGTATCCAGCAGGATCTGCGCTTCGGCTGCAGCAAATGA
- the LOC132144116 gene encoding CD209 antigen-like isoform X2, with amino-acid sequence MELVNIYESDNHETCSQYNKIGLNRDGATYANKDRKLSYTEERARNQRGLSIGNKCVVLSTVCFSLICIFLVAAIVVLHIKLMAENEVQTTHMLQSSSRDQKEKDLLQNSFNSLSRKKLELETRVKDLTAEKIQLQSNSSSLSQKKLELETRVKDLTAEKDQLQSNSSSLSQKKLELETRVKDLTAEKTQLQSNSRSLSQKKLELETRVKDLTAEKTQLQSNSSSLSQKKLELETRVNNLTAEKTQLQSDFVSLNEKKLELERRVTSLSEELKKEASKRGWFFMSTEKKSWSESRQYCRDRGADLIIIKSEEKQRHISSLVKERVWIGLSDIENEGIMKWVDYSPLNQGFWLKGEPNDQGGTEDCIELMPSNPVLNNWNDLPCSEKKEFICEK; translated from the exons ATGGAACTAGTAAACATTTATGAAAGTGACAACCATGAGACTTGCAGCCAGTACAATAAGATTGGACTGAACAGAGATGGAGCTACTTATGCAAACAAGGACCGAAAACTCAGCTACACTGAAGAAAGAGCTCGAAACCAAA GAGGTTTGTCCATAGGAAATAAGTGTGTTGTGTTGAGCACCGTTTGTTTTAGCCTCATCTGCATTTTCCTGGTGGCTGCCATTGTAGTTTTGCATATAAAGCTCATGGCAGAGAATGAAGTACAAACAACACACATGTTACAGTCGAGTTCAAGAGATCAAAAAGAGAAAGACCTGTTACAGAACAGCTTCAACTCTTTGAGTCGGAAGAAACTGGAACTAGAGACCAGAGTCAAAGATCTCACTGCTGAGAAAATACAGTTACAGAGCAACTCCAGCTCTTTGAGTCAGAAGAAACTGGAGCTGGAGACCAGAGTCAAAGATCTCACTGCTGAGAAAGACCAGTTACAGAGCAACTCCAGCTCTTTGAGTCAGAAGAAACTGGAGCTGGAGACCAGAGTCAAAGATCTCACTGCTGAGAAAACACAGTTACAGAGCAACTCCAGATCTTTGAGTCAGAAGAAACTGGAGCTGGAGACCAGAGTCAAAGATCTCACTGCTGAGAAAACACAGTTACAGAGCAACTCCAGCTCTTTGAGTCAGAAGAAACTGGAGCTGGAGACCAGAGTCAACAATCTCACTGCTGAGAAAACACAGTTACAGAGTGATTTTGTCTCTCTGAATGAGAAGAAACTGGAGTTAGAACGCAGAGTCACGTCTCTGAGTGAGGAACTGAAGAAAGAAGCATCTAAAAGAG GTTGGTTTTTCATGTCCACTGAgaaaaagagctggtctgagagCAGACAGTACTGCAGGGATCGTGGAGCTGATCTGATCATTATCAAGAGTGAAGAGAAGCAG agacacatatcTTCATTGGTCAAGGAGAGAGTGTGGATTGGATTGTCTGACATTGAGAACGAGGGGATCATGAAATGGGTGGATTATTCACCACTGAATCAAGG GTTTTGGCTCAAAGGTGAACCGAATGACCAAGGTGGAACTGAGGACTGTATTGAACTGATGCCTTCAAATCCGGTCCTGAACAACTGGAATGATCTGCCATGCTCAGAGAAGAAAGAATTTATTTGTGAGAAATAG
- the LOC132144116 gene encoding C-type lectin domain family 4 member M-like isoform X1 — protein MELVNIYESDNHETCSQYNKIGLNRDGATYANKDRKLSYTEERARNQRGLSIGNKCVVLSTVCFSLICIFLVAAIVVLHIKLMAENEVQTTHMLQSSSRDQKEKDLLQNSFNSLSRKKLELETRVKDLTAEKIQLQSNSSSLSQKKLELETRVKDLTAEKDQLQSNSSSLSQKKLELETRVKDLTAEKTQLQSNSRSLSQKKLELETRVKDLTAEKTQLQSNSSSLSQKKLELETRVNNLTAEKTQLQSDFVSLNEKKLELERRVTSLSEELKKEASKRGWFFMSTEKKSWSESRQYCRDRGADLIIIKSEEKQVSLCKCLLMNENNHTYSMLFLFTQRHISSLVKERVWIGLSDIENEGIMKWVDYSPLNQGFWLKGEPNDQGGTEDCIELMPSNPVLNNWNDLPCSEKKEFICEK, from the exons ATGGAACTAGTAAACATTTATGAAAGTGACAACCATGAGACTTGCAGCCAGTACAATAAGATTGGACTGAACAGAGATGGAGCTACTTATGCAAACAAGGACCGAAAACTCAGCTACACTGAAGAAAGAGCTCGAAACCAAA GAGGTTTGTCCATAGGAAATAAGTGTGTTGTGTTGAGCACCGTTTGTTTTAGCCTCATCTGCATTTTCCTGGTGGCTGCCATTGTAGTTTTGCATATAAAGCTCATGGCAGAGAATGAAGTACAAACAACACACATGTTACAGTCGAGTTCAAGAGATCAAAAAGAGAAAGACCTGTTACAGAACAGCTTCAACTCTTTGAGTCGGAAGAAACTGGAACTAGAGACCAGAGTCAAAGATCTCACTGCTGAGAAAATACAGTTACAGAGCAACTCCAGCTCTTTGAGTCAGAAGAAACTGGAGCTGGAGACCAGAGTCAAAGATCTCACTGCTGAGAAAGACCAGTTACAGAGCAACTCCAGCTCTTTGAGTCAGAAGAAACTGGAGCTGGAGACCAGAGTCAAAGATCTCACTGCTGAGAAAACACAGTTACAGAGCAACTCCAGATCTTTGAGTCAGAAGAAACTGGAGCTGGAGACCAGAGTCAAAGATCTCACTGCTGAGAAAACACAGTTACAGAGCAACTCCAGCTCTTTGAGTCAGAAGAAACTGGAGCTGGAGACCAGAGTCAACAATCTCACTGCTGAGAAAACACAGTTACAGAGTGATTTTGTCTCTCTGAATGAGAAGAAACTGGAGTTAGAACGCAGAGTCACGTCTCTGAGTGAGGAACTGAAGAAAGAAGCATCTAAAAGAG GTTGGTTTTTCATGTCCACTGAgaaaaagagctggtctgagagCAGACAGTACTGCAGGGATCGTGGAGCTGATCTGATCATTATCAAGAGTGAAGAGAAGCAGGTGAGTTTGTGTAAGTGTCTGTTAATGAATGAGAACAATCACACTTATTCTATGTTATTcctattcacacagagacacatatcTTCATTGGTCAAGGAGAGAGTGTGGATTGGATTGTCTGACATTGAGAACGAGGGGATCATGAAATGGGTGGATTATTCACCACTGAATCAAGG GTTTTGGCTCAAAGGTGAACCGAATGACCAAGGTGGAACTGAGGACTGTATTGAACTGATGCCTTCAAATCCGGTCCTGAACAACTGGAATGATCTGCCATGCTCAGAGAAGAAAGAATTTATTTGTGAGAAATAG